Proteins encoded within one genomic window of Bradyrhizobium sp. 186:
- a CDS encoding response regulator, protein MFRIDFNKLRFLVCDDNPHMRRILRTLLHSFGAREVYEAEDGATALEMYSHYVPDIVITDWAMPIFDGLELAQMIRQPESKGNPYAPIIMLTGHSEKRRVTVARDAGVTEFLAKPISAKGLYQRILNVVASPRPFIKTKTYFGPDRRRNTSSAYMGPERRVGEKHEVLQQPSLLDKARSTI, encoded by the coding sequence ATGTTCCGCATCGATTTCAACAAGCTGCGCTTCCTCGTCTGTGACGACAATCCGCACATGCGCCGCATCCTGCGGACGCTGTTGCATTCCTTTGGCGCCCGCGAAGTCTACGAGGCTGAGGACGGTGCGACCGCGCTGGAAATGTACAGCCACTATGTCCCCGACATCGTCATCACCGACTGGGCCATGCCCATCTTCGACGGGCTCGAGCTCGCGCAGATGATCCGGCAGCCGGAATCCAAGGGTAATCCCTACGCGCCGATCATCATGCTAACCGGCCATTCCGAGAAACGCCGCGTCACGGTCGCGCGCGATGCCGGCGTCACCGAATTTCTGGCCAAGCCGATCTCGGCCAAGGGACTCTACCAGCGCATCCTCAACGTGGTCGCCAGTCCCCGCCCCTTCATCAAGACCAAGACCTATTTCGGACCGGACCGGCGCCGCAACACCAGCTCCGCCTATATGGGCCCCGAGCGCCGCGTCGGCGAAAAGCACGAGGTGCTCCAGCAACCCTCGCTGCTCGACAAGGCCCGCTCCACCATCTAG
- a CDS encoding lytic transglycosylase domain-containing protein: protein MSVDNSSATQTAGTDPSRARVAGAIKQASSLTGVSFEYMLTTAKMESDFNPTAGATTSSAHGLYQFIDQTWLGTVKEAGAQLGYGSYADAISKSSSGSYSVDDPVVKRSIMKLRDDPEAASSMAAALTQSNSFKLTGLLGRRPSDSELYMAHFMGVGGAAKLIANAEDNPQAVGARLFPNAASANRSIFYAKDGRARSVSEVYSVLDARYASAANAKSTRSAMAMYGDTPSTTQVVSANGVQATAPVINNAAYLQTFPDTRSVTPISATSSTTVADNAPSTPVFRSIYQPGDATQPVSTTVQKLWGNNASLTSGATAISVASATPEVRPPQPLDLFSDRSGTFSS, encoded by the coding sequence ATGTCGGTCGACAATTCCAGTGCCACGCAGACGGCCGGTACCGATCCGTCGCGGGCGCGTGTTGCCGGCGCGATCAAGCAGGCCTCCAGCCTGACCGGCGTCAGCTTCGAATACATGCTGACCACCGCCAAGATGGAATCGGATTTCAATCCGACCGCAGGTGCCACCACATCGTCCGCGCACGGGCTCTACCAGTTCATCGATCAGACCTGGCTCGGCACGGTGAAGGAGGCGGGCGCCCAGCTCGGCTATGGCAGCTACGCCGACGCTATCAGCAAAAGCTCGTCCGGCAGCTACTCCGTCGATGATCCCGTGGTGAAGCGGTCGATCATGAAACTGCGCGACGATCCAGAGGCTGCATCCAGCATGGCGGCGGCGCTGACGCAGTCGAACAGTTTCAAGCTCACCGGGCTGCTCGGCCGCAGGCCGTCCGACAGCGAGCTCTATATGGCGCATTTCATGGGTGTCGGCGGTGCGGCCAAGCTGATCGCCAATGCCGAGGACAATCCGCAGGCCGTCGGCGCGCGGTTGTTTCCCAATGCCGCTTCCGCCAACCGCTCGATCTTCTACGCCAAGGACGGCCGCGCACGCAGCGTCTCCGAGGTCTATTCGGTGTTGGACGCGCGCTACGCCAGCGCCGCGAATGCGAAATCGACCCGCAGCGCAATGGCAATGTACGGCGACACGCCGTCAACCACACAGGTCGTAAGCGCAAACGGTGTGCAGGCGACGGCGCCGGTGATCAACAACGCCGCCTATCTCCAGACCTTTCCGGATACGCGCTCGGTGACGCCTATCAGCGCCACATCGTCGACGACGGTCGCGGATAATGCGCCGAGCACGCCGGTGTTTCGCTCGATCTATCAGCCTGGCGATGCCACGCAGCCGGTCTCGACGACCGTGCAGAAATTGTGGGGCAACAATGCCTCGCTCACCTCGGGCGCAACAGCGATCTCGGTCGCGTCAGCAACGCCAGAGGTGCGTCCGCCGCAGCCGCTCGATCTCTTCAGCGATCGCAGCGGCACGTTCAGCAGCTAA
- a CDS encoding serine hydrolase domain-containing protein: MDAWLRSAIDYIGSWIEFQLTTSQQPGVIVAFAHRGEVVAEHAFGLANLDTGEKLTPRHRFRIASHSKSFTSAGIMKLREQRRVRLDDAVGQYVGGLHPRVAETTLAQVLSHSAGLTRDGADSGQFIDSRPYLDAKELVAELKLPTAIEPGTRFKYSNHGFGLIGLVIEAVTKEPYSTWIKREIIEPAGLREIEPNVPLPKGAPFARGHTRKLPLGERCVIPGDNPAHAMVSAAGFVATAADTARFFAQLAPNAKKSVLSVASRREMTRHHWRVPQSLEGYYGLGVNAGKTDGWDWFGHGGGFQGYISRTCSIPGCELAISILSNSIDGAAPFWMDGAMQILRAFQTRGAPSRRVRDWTGRWWTIWGATDLVPMGDRVLLANPQFNNPFMDAGEIEVTGRDTGKLASAAGYSSHGEPVRRVRDKRGKVSDIWLAGANVKPERVVAREMARRYPPRKRRPV; the protein is encoded by the coding sequence ATGGACGCGTGGCTACGATCCGCGATCGACTACATCGGCTCCTGGATCGAATTCCAACTGACGACATCGCAACAGCCGGGCGTCATCGTCGCATTCGCTCATCGCGGCGAGGTCGTCGCCGAGCATGCGTTCGGCCTCGCCAATCTCGACACCGGCGAGAAGCTCACCCCGCGCCACCGCTTCCGCATCGCCTCGCACTCGAAGAGCTTTACCTCGGCCGGCATCATGAAGCTGCGTGAACAGCGCAGGGTCCGGCTCGACGATGCCGTCGGTCAATATGTCGGCGGCCTGCATCCGCGCGTTGCCGAAACGACGCTAGCGCAGGTGCTCTCGCATAGCGCAGGCCTGACCAGAGATGGCGCGGATTCGGGCCAGTTCATCGACAGCCGCCCCTATCTCGACGCCAAAGAGCTGGTCGCGGAGCTGAAGCTGCCGACCGCGATCGAGCCCGGCACGCGCTTCAAATATTCAAATCACGGTTTTGGCCTGATCGGTCTCGTCATCGAGGCGGTCACGAAGGAGCCCTATTCGACATGGATCAAGCGCGAGATCATCGAGCCAGCGGGCCTGCGCGAGATCGAGCCCAACGTGCCGCTTCCCAAGGGCGCGCCGTTTGCGCGCGGCCACACCCGAAAACTGCCGTTGGGCGAGCGATGCGTGATCCCCGGCGACAATCCGGCCCACGCGATGGTGTCCGCCGCGGGCTTCGTCGCCACCGCCGCCGACACCGCCCGCTTCTTCGCGCAGCTTGCGCCCAACGCAAAAAAGAGCGTGCTGTCTGTCGCGAGCCGCCGCGAGATGACGCGGCACCATTGGCGCGTCCCGCAAAGTCTTGAGGGCTATTACGGCTTAGGCGTCAACGCCGGCAAGACCGACGGCTGGGACTGGTTCGGCCATGGCGGCGGTTTTCAGGGCTACATCTCCCGGACCTGCTCGATCCCAGGCTGCGAGCTCGCGATCAGCATCTTGAGCAACTCCATCGACGGCGCGGCGCCATTCTGGATGGACGGCGCGATGCAGATCCTGCGCGCCTTCCAGACGCGTGGTGCACCGAGCCGGCGCGTACGCGACTGGACCGGCCGGTGGTGGACGATCTGGGGCGCGACCGATCTGGTGCCGATGGGCGACCGCGTGCTCCTCGCCAATCCGCAATTCAACAACCCATTCATGGATGCCGGCGAGATCGAAGTAACCGGCCGCGACACCGGCAAGCTCGCCTCGGCCGCCGGCTACTCCAGCCATGGCGAGCCGGTGCGCCGCGTCCGCGACAAGCGCGGCAAAGTCAGCGACATCTGGCTCGCCGGCGCCAACGTCAAGCCGGAGCGCGTCGTGGCCCGCGAGATGGCGCGGCGATACCCACCGCGAAAACGCCGGCCTGTTTAA
- a CDS encoding IS701 family transposase: MDRRRFKNSESRFAAYVEGLASVIGHKDREQPLRDYCTGLMLRGERKSVEPIAAVTAPARVAAQHQSLLHFVGEGRWSDERVLAKVREKVLPEIERHGPIEAWIIDDTGLPKKGRQSVGVARQYCGQLGKEDNCQVAVSLSIANEHASLPVAYRLYLPQEWAEDSDRLRKVGVPEDIGFKTKHEIALEQLHWACAAGLPRGAALLDAGYGNNSNLRADITALGLAYVAGILSNTTVWADGTGPLPPKTWSGRGRPPKRLQRDAKHWPVSVKDLALGLPKRAWRTIEWREGSAETMSSRFARVRVRAARRDERRHEPCPQEWLLIEWPKDETEPTKYFLSTLPADIAFHRLVYFAKLRWRIERDYQELKQEVGLGHFEGRGWRGFHHHATLCIAAYGFLISERETIPPSGPRHAPIFPQLALPAGYRPRGTAVAA, encoded by the coding sequence ATGGATCGCCGAAGGTTTAAGAACAGTGAATCGCGATTTGCCGCCTATGTCGAGGGGCTTGCGAGCGTGATCGGGCACAAAGACCGAGAGCAGCCGCTTCGCGATTATTGCACCGGGCTGATGCTGCGAGGCGAGCGCAAGAGCGTCGAACCGATCGCAGCGGTCACGGCACCGGCGCGGGTGGCCGCCCAGCATCAATCGCTTCTGCATTTTGTCGGCGAGGGACGTTGGTCCGACGAACGCGTCTTGGCCAAGGTGCGCGAGAAGGTCTTGCCCGAGATCGAGCGTCACGGCCCGATCGAAGCGTGGATTATCGACGATACTGGACTGCCGAAGAAGGGGCGGCAGTCGGTCGGTGTTGCGCGGCAATATTGCGGTCAACTTGGTAAGGAGGACAACTGCCAGGTCGCGGTGTCGCTGTCGATTGCCAACGAACATGCGAGCCTGCCGGTGGCGTACCGGCTGTATCTGCCGCAGGAATGGGCGGAGGATAGCGATCGTCTGCGCAAGGTGGGGGTTCCTGAAGATATTGGCTTCAAGACCAAGCATGAGATCGCGCTGGAGCAACTGCACTGGGCCTGCGCGGCTGGTCTGCCGCGTGGCGCGGCGCTGCTGGATGCCGGCTATGGCAATAACAGCAATCTGCGCGCCGACATCACGGCCCTGGGGCTGGCTTACGTCGCGGGCATTCTGTCGAATACGACGGTGTGGGCAGACGGGACGGGACCGCTGCCGCCGAAGACTTGGTCGGGCCGCGGACGGCCACCAAAGCGCCTGCAGCGCGACGCCAAGCATTGGCCGGTCTCAGTCAAAGACCTTGCACTCGGCCTGCCCAAGCGCGCCTGGCGCACCATCGAATGGCGAGAAGGTTCGGCGGAAACCATGTCTTCGCGCTTTGCGCGGGTGCGGGTGCGTGCCGCGCGGCGTGACGAAAGGCGCCACGAGCCGTGCCCGCAAGAATGGCTCTTGATCGAGTGGCCCAAGGACGAGACCGAGCCGACCAAATACTTTTTGTCGACGCTTCCCGCCGATATCGCCTTTCACCGTCTGGTCTACTTCGCCAAGCTGCGTTGGCGCATTGAGCGCGACTATCAGGAGCTCAAGCAAGAAGTCGGCCTCGGGCATTTTGAAGGTCGGGGATGGCGTGGCTTCCATCATCACGCAACGCTCTGCATCGCAGCTTACGGATTCCTGATCTCCGAAAGGGAGACGATTCCCCCCTCAGGACCTCGTCACGCCCCGATCTTCCCGCAACTTGCCCTTCCCGCAGGTTACCGACCCAGAGGTACTGCCGTTGCGGCCTGA
- a CDS encoding Hpt domain-containing protein, producing MAKNSARDIEVKAFATHQLITQPNPLRTVLRRVEEKDMDDPVGRAEQALAGLSGEFKDWMATEVNRLSAAYVAIRNDGFTKDRRDELFRAAHDIKGDAATFGFPSAAGIAESLCRVIEHAPDLEKVPAELFTHHINAILAIAHENTRLDSISVSAELSRRLRNVADEYLAHVNRDRPEHLEAILAPSIVPAE from the coding sequence ATGGCGAAGAACAGCGCAAGGGACATCGAGGTCAAGGCCTTCGCCACGCATCAATTGATCACGCAGCCCAATCCGCTGCGCACGGTGCTGCGCCGGGTCGAGGAAAAGGACATGGACGATCCGGTCGGCCGCGCCGAGCAGGCGCTGGCCGGTCTTTCCGGCGAATTCAAGGACTGGATGGCGACCGAGGTCAACCGGCTGTCGGCCGCCTACGTCGCCATACGCAACGACGGCTTCACCAAGGACAGGCGCGACGAGCTGTTCCGCGCCGCGCACGACATCAAGGGCGACGCTGCGACGTTCGGCTTTCCGTCGGCGGCGGGAATCGCCGAGAGCCTGTGCCGCGTCATCGAGCACGCCCCTGATCTCGAGAAGGTGCCGGCCGAGCTGTTCACGCACCACATCAACGCCATCCTGGCCATCGCCCACGAGAACACCAGGCTCGACAGCATCAGCGTCTCCGCCGAACTCAGCCGCCGCCTGCGCAACGTCGCCGACGAATATCTCGCCCACGTCAATCGCGACCGCCCCGAGCATCTCGAGGCGATCCTGGCACCGAGCATCGTGCCGGCGGAGTAG
- a CDS encoding iron-sulfur cluster assembly scaffold protein, producing MLNDIYNKRIIELAGNIPRLGRLADPDATATAHSKLCGSTVKVDLKMDGGTVTDFAHDVKACALGQASSSIMASHVVGSTASELRELRETVRKMLKENGAPPEGKWEEIKFLEPVRDYKARHASTLLTFDAVVDAIGQIEAKAKQPAAAQG from the coding sequence ATGCTGAACGACATCTATAACAAGCGGATCATCGAGCTGGCCGGGAATATTCCGCGGCTCGGGCGGCTTGCGGACCCCGACGCGACCGCCACTGCCCACTCAAAACTGTGCGGCTCGACCGTGAAGGTCGACCTCAAGATGGACGGCGGCACCGTCACGGACTTCGCCCATGACGTGAAGGCCTGCGCACTTGGACAAGCCTCTTCATCCATCATGGCAAGTCACGTCGTCGGCTCGACTGCGAGCGAACTCCGTGAGTTGCGCGAAACCGTTCGCAAGATGCTGAAGGAGAACGGCGCTCCTCCTGAAGGCAAATGGGAAGAGATCAAGTTCCTCGAGCCGGTCCGCGACTACAAGGCGCGCCACGCCTCAACGCTCCTGACCTTCGATGCCGTGGTCGATGCCATCGGCCAGATCGAGGCCAAGGCCAAGCAGCCGGCTGCGGCGCAGGGCTAA
- a CDS encoding DUF2336 domain-containing protein yields the protein MIVRQFINWIRTAPAGERAEATRALARAWLISDLSHDDRVAAEGALLMLLDDASPLVRQAMAEAFARSTDAPAAIVRALSADQPTVALPVLEHSPLLIDADLVDIVATGNSEVQCAVARRIALPASVCAAIAEVGCAAAALELIENPYAELAPFSWDRIVERHGHLAAIREAMLVLEDLPAATRAALVAKLSETLAQFVVARNWLSAERADRMTTEARDRSTMNIAARSRGEEMQGLVRHLRVTGQLTAGLILRALLSSNLDLFDAALAELADLPLPRVTALLHDRGGASLHALLRRAGLPEATFAAFQMALDACHEHGFVDTEDGAARLRRRMVERVLTHCETDGGATEPLMILLRRFATESAREEARLFCDELVADEAIAPVYDDLIAA from the coding sequence ATGATCGTTCGGCAGTTCATCAATTGGATCAGGACGGCGCCCGCCGGCGAGCGGGCCGAGGCAACGCGGGCATTGGCCCGGGCCTGGCTGATCTCAGACCTTTCCCATGACGACCGCGTCGCCGCCGAAGGCGCACTGCTGATGCTGCTCGACGATGCATCGCCGCTGGTGCGGCAGGCGATGGCCGAGGCCTTTGCGCGCAGCACCGATGCGCCGGCCGCCATTGTGCGGGCGCTGTCGGCGGACCAGCCGACCGTGGCGCTGCCCGTGCTCGAACATTCTCCGCTCCTGATCGATGCCGATCTCGTCGACATCGTTGCCACCGGTAACAGCGAGGTGCAATGCGCCGTCGCCCGCCGTATCGCGCTGCCGGCCTCGGTCTGCGCCGCGATCGCCGAGGTCGGTTGCGCCGCAGCCGCGCTGGAGCTGATCGAAAATCCTTACGCCGAGCTCGCGCCGTTCTCCTGGGACCGCATCGTCGAGCGTCACGGCCATCTTGCTGCGATCCGCGAAGCGATGCTGGTGCTGGAAGATCTGCCGGCAGCGACCCGTGCCGCGCTGGTGGCCAAACTCTCCGAGACCCTGGCGCAATTCGTCGTGGCGCGAAACTGGCTGAGCGCCGAACGCGCAGACCGCATGACGACCGAGGCGCGCGACCGCTCCACCATGAACATCGCGGCACGTTCGCGCGGCGAGGAGATGCAGGGATTGGTGCGGCACCTGCGCGTCACGGGCCAACTCACCGCGGGTCTGATCCTGCGCGCGCTGCTCTCGAGCAACCTCGACCTGTTCGACGCGGCGCTGGCCGAATTGGCCGATCTGCCGCTGCCGCGCGTGACCGCGCTGCTGCATGACCGCGGCGGCGCCAGCCTGCACGCGCTGCTCCGCCGCGCCGGGCTACCCGAGGCAACCTTCGCGGCATTCCAGATGGCGCTCGATGCTTGCCACGAGCACGGTTTCGTCGATACCGAGGACGGCGCGGCGCGGCTGCGCCGGCGCATGGTCGAGCGCGTGCTCACCCATTGCGAGACCGACGGCGGCGCCACCGAACCGTTGATGATCCTGCTGCGCCGCTTTGCCACCGAGTCCGCACGCGAAGAGGCGAGGCTGTTCTGCGACGAGCTGGTCGCGGACGAGGCGATCGCACCGGTCTATGACGATCTGATCGCGGCGTAG
- a CDS encoding tetratricopeptide repeat protein has product MRKLSMLLVPGLVSMALAAGPVLTSAYAAGSDEPSPPKSDSSTKKSKKKSSSVSDPKFLAAYQTAYTTIYDSHDYTSAIDQLKSLKRDDVADVANLIGYSYRKLGDYQSSKVYYELALKDDPNHVRTWQYYGLWQLEQGNREQAQYHLNKIASLAGTDSSEYRSLATALDRPTGATLVY; this is encoded by the coding sequence ATGCGCAAACTTTCCATGCTTCTGGTACCGGGGCTTGTCTCGATGGCGCTGGCCGCCGGACCGGTGCTGACCAGCGCCTACGCCGCGGGCAGCGACGAGCCCTCGCCGCCGAAGTCGGACAGCTCGACCAAGAAATCGAAGAAGAAGAGCTCCTCCGTGAGCGATCCCAAATTCCTTGCCGCCTATCAGACCGCCTACACCACGATCTACGACAGCCACGACTACACGAGCGCGATCGACCAGCTGAAGTCGCTCAAGCGCGACGATGTCGCCGATGTTGCCAATTTGATCGGCTACTCCTACCGCAAGCTCGGCGACTACCAGTCGTCGAAGGTTTATTACGAGCTGGCGCTGAAGGACGATCCGAACCACGTCCGCACCTGGCAGTATTACGGCCTCTGGCAGCTCGAACAGGGCAACCGCGAACAGGCGCAGTATCATCTGAACAAGATCGCCTCGCTCGCCGGCACCGACAGCTCCGAATATCGCTCGCTTGCCACAGCGCTCGACAGGCCGACCGGCGCGACGCTCGTCTACTGA
- the folE gene encoding GTP cyclohydrolase I FolE translates to MDATIKSIRPNKPSDKQPEGRAAELDPAEFLAAAVRADQPRPARAEAERAVKTLLAYIGENTEREGLLDTPRRVVEAFDELYQGYHQCPAEVLDRTFGETAGYDDFVLVRDIEFTSQCEHHMMPFYGKAHIAYTPVERVVGLSKLARLTDIFARRLQTQEHLTAQIAAAIDEVLKPRGVAVLIEAEHTCMSVRGVAKHGASTFTSRFTGMFRDNPAEQARFLTLVRGT, encoded by the coding sequence ATGGACGCTACGATTAAATCCATCCGCCCCAACAAGCCCTCTGACAAGCAGCCCGAGGGCCGCGCCGCTGAGCTCGATCCTGCCGAATTCCTCGCGGCTGCCGTCCGCGCCGACCAGCCGCGCCCTGCGCGCGCCGAGGCCGAGCGCGCGGTCAAGACGCTGCTGGCCTATATCGGCGAGAACACCGAGCGCGAGGGCCTTTTGGACACGCCGCGCCGCGTGGTCGAGGCCTTCGACGAGCTCTATCAGGGCTATCATCAGTGCCCGGCCGAGGTGCTCGACCGCACGTTTGGCGAGACCGCCGGCTATGACGATTTCGTGCTGGTGCGCGACATCGAGTTCACCTCGCAGTGCGAGCATCACATGATGCCGTTCTACGGCAAGGCGCACATCGCCTATACGCCGGTGGAGCGCGTCGTCGGCCTGTCAAAGCTTGCGCGCCTGACCGACATCTTCGCCCGCCGGCTCCAGACCCAGGAGCACCTGACGGCGCAGATCGCGGCGGCGATCGACGAGGTCCTTAAGCCCCGCGGCGTTGCCGTGCTGATCGAGGCCGAGCATACCTGTATGTCGGTGCGCGGCGTCGCCAAGCATGGCGCTTCCACGTTCACCAGCCGTTTCACCGGCATGTTCCGCGACAATCCGGCGGAGCAGGCCCGTTTCCTGACCCTGGTGCGAGGCACGTAG
- the hisI gene encoding phosphoribosyl-AMP cyclohydrolase, producing the protein MSTHSHDIEEGLSFQPGFDAAGLVTCVATDVASGDVLMVAHMNDEALRKTIATGEAWYFSRSRNALWRKGETSGQTQRVVEMRTDCDQDAVWLRVEQIGAACHTGRRSCFYRKVEAEDGAAKLVLVDADRLFDPSAVYKK; encoded by the coding sequence GTGTCCACTCATTCGCACGACATCGAGGAAGGGCTGAGCTTTCAGCCCGGGTTTGACGCGGCCGGGCTCGTGACCTGCGTGGCGACGGACGTCGCCAGCGGCGACGTGCTGATGGTCGCCCACATGAACGACGAGGCGCTGCGCAAGACCATTGCGACCGGCGAAGCCTGGTACTTCAGCCGTTCGCGCAATGCCTTATGGCGAAAAGGTGAGACCTCGGGTCAGACCCAGCGTGTGGTCGAAATGCGCACCGATTGCGACCAGGACGCGGTCTGGCTTCGCGTCGAGCAGATTGGCGCGGCCTGCCACACCGGCCGCCGGTCCTGCTTCTATCGCAAGGTCGAGGCCGAGGACGGGGCTGCGAAGCTCGTCTTGGTCGATGCGGACAGGCTGTTCGATCCGAGCGCGGTCTACAAGAAGTAG
- a CDS encoding peptidase S10 encodes MVMRLQALRRLGLMLAVWAFALAGLAHADDPPQPRSETTAPTGQKGGRGGNAQNAAQAPEPHRLPADSTTRQTLDLPGRTLAFSATAGSIRVFDDKREPLADIATNSYELDGADRATRPVTFLFNGGPGASSAWLQFGAAGPWRLPLDGEALSPSASPEVKPNAETWLDFTDLVFIDPVGTGYSRFVASGDDARKRFYSVDGDVNSIALVIRRWLEKHDRLTSPKYVAGESYGGIRGPKVVRQLQLQHGVGVRGLILLSPLLDFREFTGTSLLQYVATLPSYVAVAREAKGPVTRADLADVEAYARGDFLADLVKGEADKEATTRLADKVASLTGLDQAVSRRLAGRFDVGEFRRELDRKNGKVTGRYDASVRGFDPYPDSGNSRFGDPSGDALQAPLTSAAVDVLTRKLNWRPDGSYEVLNGAVERNWDFGNGITPPQSVSDLRQILATDAKLNVLVAHGLFDLATPYFGSKRVLDQLPAFATQRLKFVVYPGGHMFYSRDGSRQAFRGEVEALIRE; translated from the coding sequence ATGGTCATGCGTTTGCAGGCGCTCCGCCGCCTGGGCCTGATGCTGGCGGTATGGGCTTTCGCGCTCGCAGGATTGGCGCATGCGGATGATCCGCCGCAGCCGCGCTCCGAGACGACGGCGCCGACCGGACAGAAGGGCGGGCGCGGCGGCAACGCGCAAAACGCGGCGCAGGCCCCCGAGCCGCATCGTCTCCCGGCGGATTCGACCACCAGGCAGACGCTCGATCTTCCGGGCCGGACGCTCGCCTTCAGCGCGACTGCCGGCTCGATCCGCGTATTCGATGACAAGCGCGAGCCGCTGGCCGACATCGCCACCAACTCCTATGAACTCGACGGCGCCGATCGCGCTACGCGCCCGGTCACCTTCCTCTTCAATGGTGGGCCCGGCGCATCCTCGGCGTGGCTCCAGTTCGGCGCTGCCGGGCCATGGCGGCTGCCGCTCGACGGTGAAGCGCTGTCGCCGTCGGCCTCGCCCGAGGTCAAGCCGAACGCCGAGACCTGGCTCGACTTCACCGATCTCGTCTTCATCGATCCCGTCGGCACCGGCTACAGCCGCTTCGTCGCGAGTGGAGACGACGCGCGAAAACGGTTCTATTCGGTCGACGGCGACGTCAATTCGATCGCGCTCGTCATCCGCCGCTGGCTCGAGAAGCACGACCGGCTGACCTCGCCGAAATACGTCGCGGGCGAAAGCTATGGCGGCATTCGCGGTCCGAAGGTCGTGCGCCAGCTGCAGCTCCAGCATGGTGTTGGCGTCAGGGGCCTGATCCTGTTGTCGCCATTGCTCGACTTCCGCGAGTTCACCGGCACCAGCCTCCTGCAATATGTCGCGACCCTGCCGAGCTATGTGGCAGTGGCACGCGAAGCCAAGGGACCGGTCACGCGCGCTGATCTCGCCGACGTCGAGGCCTACGCGCGCGGCGATTTCCTGGCTGATCTCGTCAAGGGCGAGGCGGACAAGGAGGCCACCACCCGTCTCGCCGACAAGGTCGCAAGCCTGACCGGCCTCGACCAGGCGGTGAGCCGCAGGCTTGCCGGCCGCTTCGACGTCGGCGAATTCCGCCGCGAATTGGACCGCAAGAACGGCAAGGTGACCGGACGCTACGACGCCTCCGTGCGCGGCTTCGATCCCTATCCGGATTCGGGCAACTCCCGGTTCGGCGATCCCTCTGGCGATGCGCTTCAGGCACCGCTGACGAGTGCCGCGGTCGATGTCCTCACACGCAAGCTCAACTGGCGGCCGGACGGCTCCTACGAAGTCTTGAACGGCGCCGTCGAGCGCAACTGGGATTTCGGCAACGGCATCACCCCGCCGCAGTCGGTATCGGATCTGCGTCAGATCCTCGCCACCGATGCGAAGCTGAACGTGCTGGTCGCGCACGGCCTGTTCGATCTCGCCACGCCCTATTTCGGATCGAAGCGGGTGCTCGACCAGCTGCCGGCCTTCGCGACGCAGCGCCTGAAGTTCGTCGTCTATCCCGGCGGCCACATGTTCTATTCGCGCGACGGCTCGCGCCAGGCGTTCCGTGGCGAGGTCGAGGCGCTGATCAGGGAGTAG
- a CDS encoding NAD kinase: protein MTKSSRYDRIAFVASPSSEAQTAFGQLTKRYGNCDPEESDVVVALGGDGLMLQTLHRHMHTSKPIYGMHRGTVGFLMNEYATHDLRERLEAAQESEINPLLMRATDANDRVHLHHAINEVALFRQTYQAARLRILIDERERMPELIADGIMVATPAGSTAYNLSAQGPILPINAALLALTPISAFRPRRWRGALLPITAYVVIEVLEGDKRPVAAVADHDEVRDVRRVEVLSDKTISMRMLFDPGHSLEERILREQFGS, encoded by the coding sequence ATGACCAAGTCCTCGCGATACGACCGGATCGCCTTCGTCGCCAGCCCGAGCAGCGAGGCGCAGACCGCCTTCGGCCAGCTTACCAAGCGCTACGGCAATTGCGATCCGGAGGAGTCCGACGTCGTGGTGGCGCTCGGCGGCGACGGGCTGATGCTCCAGACGCTGCATCGGCACATGCACACGAGCAAGCCGATCTACGGCATGCACCGCGGCACGGTGGGCTTTCTCATGAACGAGTACGCCACGCACGATTTGCGCGAGCGGCTCGAGGCAGCGCAGGAGTCGGAGATCAATCCGCTGCTGATGCGCGCGACCGATGCCAACGACCGCGTCCACCTGCACCACGCCATCAACGAAGTCGCTTTGTTCCGGCAGACCTACCAGGCCGCGCGCCTGCGGATCCTGATCGACGAGCGCGAGCGGATGCCCGAGCTGATTGCCGACGGCATCATGGTGGCGACCCCGGCGGGTTCGACTGCCTACAATTTGTCCGCGCAGGGGCCGATCCTACCGATCAACGCCGCGCTGCTGGCGCTGACGCCGATCAGCGCCTTCCGCCCCCGCCGCTGGCGCGGCGCTCTCCTGCCCATCACGGCCTATGTCGTGATCGAGGTGCTGGAGGGTGACAAGCGCCCCGTGGCGGCGGTCGCCGACCACGACGAGGTACGCGACGTCCGCCGTGTCGAGGTCCTGTCCGACAAGACCATCTCGATGCGCATGCTGTTCGATCCCGGCCACAGCCTGGAAGAGCGCATTCTGCGCGAGCAGTTCGGCTCCTGA